GGCGGTGATGACGACGATGGGAGCGAGGTAACCGGAAATCCCGAATGTCGCCGGTATCATGGCCAGGATGAAGGAACCGGCCCCCATGCCGATGAGCCCGACGATCGCCACGCGTGGTGCGCCAAAATGGTCCGCCATGCGCCCGGCGGGCACCCCCGTCAGGGCGGCGACCAGCGGCCCGGCCGATAAGACGAGACCCACCATTGCCGCATCGAGCCCGAGCGCTCGAGAGAGATAGAACGGCCCGACGACCAGCGTCGCCGTCACCACGGTTGTGACGAGTGCGCTCATGGCGAGGCTGGCACTCAGGATGGAATCGTGGAACACCGCCAATCGGATCAACGGCGAGACGGTTCGCGCCTCGACGTGCACAAAGAGGCCGACGCCCATGGCCGCAGCCAGGAGCAGTGCCAGATTGAGTGCACCGAAACTGCCTCGACCGATCGTCACGGCGAGGGCATAGGCCGCGAGCGTCAGCGCCAGCAGGAGCGTGCCCGCATGGTCGAATCCGGCCCGATGCGTCTCCGGCTCCCGGCGATCAACAGGGAGGTAGTGGTGCGCGAGAAGAAAAGTCAGCATCCCCAGCGGCAGGTTCATGAGAAAGATGGCCCGCCAACCGAATCCGGCGATCAGCACGCCGCCGAGCGATGGACCAAGAGCCGTGCCGATTGCGGACATCGTGCCGAGCAGGCCCATGGCGCTCCCGGTCCTGGCCTTCGATACCGTCTCGCCGACAAACGCCATGGAAAGTGCCATCATGATAGCCCCACCGAGGCCCTGCGCTGCCCGCCCGGCAATCAACAACCAGAACGTGGGCGCGACAGCGCACAGAACCGAGGCCACCGTGTAGAGGAAAATTCCGGCTAACAGCAGCCGGCGCCGGCCGATGATGTCACCGAGCCGTCCGACGCTGACGATGAGGGTCGTGGCGGCGAGAAGATACGCGAGGATCACCCATTGGACTTCCTGGAAGGAGGCGGTGAACGCCAGGGCCAGGGTCGGTAAGGCCACATTGGCGATACTGGTGTCGAGCGAAGAGAGCAACATGGAGAGCGAAAGGCTGACGAGCGCCCATCGTACCGTCGGTTCTCGTTCCGCATTTTCATGGTCGACCGTGTGTTGGTTCGCAATAATTGTCTTCACCATACCCTCCGCTTTTTTGGCCACTCTCGACCTGTCATGTTCCAAAATATACGCTCTGCGGTGACCTGGCGGAAGACGCACCACTTGCACTGTATTCGTGCATGTGACGCTACATCAGAAAAAAACTGTGCTACAATCCCTGCATGTCGACTCCTGATTTCAACCTGTTGGTCACGCTCGATGCGGTGCTCGCGGAAGGGAGTGTGGCGCGGGCAGCCCGACGGTTACGGCTGAGTCCGTCGGCGATGAGCCGCGCGCTGGCGCGCTTGCGTGAGACGATTGGCGATCCACTGTTGGTGAGGGCCGGACGCGGTCTCGTTCCCACCCCCCGGGCGCTCGAACTCCGGGAGCGGGTCAGTCAGCTCGTGCAGGAGGGAGAGGCGGTGCTACGCCCGGCCGGGAAGCTCAACCTCACACAGCTCGTCCGGACGTTTACGCTCCGGACCGGCGAAGGCTTTGTGGAGAACTTCGGACCAAATCTCATTGCCCGCATCGGCAAGGAAGCGCCCGGCGTGCGGCTGCGCTTCGTACAGAAGCCCGACAAAGACAGCACGCCCCTTCGCGACGGGACCGTCGATCTGGAAACCGGCGTGGTGAGTGACACGACTGCCCCGGAGTTGCGCGTGCAGGCATTGTTCCGCGACCGGTTTATCGGCGTCGTGCGAAAAGGACACGTGCTGAGCAAGGGGAAGATCACGCCCTCCCGGTATGCGGCCGGAAAGCACGTCGTGGTCTCGCGGAGGGGTCTCGACAAGGGACCGATTGATGAGGCCTTGGAAATGTTGGATCTGACAAGGGAGATCGTCACGATCGTCGGCGGCTTTTCGGCGGCGCTGGCGCTCGCCAGGGGTTCGGACCTGATCGCCAGTGTTCCCGAACGACACACCGGAAATCTGCGCACCGGCATGCAGAGCTTTCCCCTTCCGTTCTCCACACCGGAGGTGACCGTTTCCTTACTCTGGCACCCCCGGCTGGATGCCGATCTGGCGCATCGCTGGCTTCGCGGCCACATCCGGGATATCTGCGCGACGATCCGCTGATGCGGGACATCTCCCCCGGTCCACCAGGGGGTCTGTTGAAAAAAGCCGCCAGCGACGTTCTCGCCATTTTCCCGTGCTCACGTACTAAACGTACGCTCCGCGCGTAAAAACGGCTGCGGCCTTTCCTTCGAGGGGCCTCAGGACAGGACTGGACGGACCCTTCGGGAAGACTCAGGGCATGCTTTTTTGAACCGACCCGTAGCCTTTGATGAGTAATCTCATCCTGCGCAAATTTGCCCTTGAACCTCCTTATTATTATTCAACACTCCCCCAGGACACGCTTGCCGATTGCCTGCCGGATCCAGTGCTACCCATCAAGGTAAAGGATCAGTCCTGAAGATCGCGGCTGATCACACGACGGCTTGTTCTCCCTCTAGGTGCGCACCCACTGATTCGGTCCGGATGGGAGGGAACCCGAAAGTCGGCTTAATTCGCCGGACTCCGACACGGGCTGCCTGTTGATGTGCGCGTCGGCCCGGTTGCCCGATCTGCAGATGGTGTGTAGAACGAGACCGGGTTGTGGTGAAATTCGCGGGGATGCGGCGGGCTCGGATCGAAGGGTCTCGGATTCCCACAAGGACACGGAGACATGACCACCGTGACTCAGGACTTCCCGTTTGCCGCTGCTTTCATGGACAGCGAAATACGCTTGCGGGGAACGTCGACTTCCAGGACGGTGACTTTGACCTGTTGATTGACCTGCACCACCGTGTTGGGATCGCTGACAAATTTGTTGGCGAGTTGACTGATATGCACCAGACCATCCTGATGCACGCCGATATCGACGAACGCGCCAAAGGCCGTGACATTGGTCACCACCCCGGACAGAATCATGCCGGGGGTGACCTGCTCGATGGATTGCACCCCTTCATCAAACTTTACGGCTTCAAATTGTTGGCGCGGATCACGGCCGGGTTTGGCCAATTCGGTGAGGATATCCATTAAGGTCGGTTTGCCCACGTCCTCCGTGATGTATCGATTGAGATCGATCGTGCGTTGCCGGGCAGGATCCTTCATGAGATCCTTCACCGTGCAGCCTAAGTCTTTGGCCATCGCGTTGACCACGGGATACCGTTCGGGATGCACGGCGCTGGCATCCAGCGGATGCTCGCCATTGGTGATGCGTAAAAATCCTGCCGCTTGCTCAAACGCTTTGGCTCCCAGGCGCGGGACTTTCTTTAATGCGGTTCGGCTGGCAAACGGGCCATGCTCCTGTCGATAGGCCACAATATTCGTGGCAAGTTGCGGACCCACACCGGAGACGGCCGTGAGTAGTTGCGGGCTCGCCATATTTACGTCCACCCCTACCCGATTGACACAGCTGATAACCACATCCTGCAACCGTTGTTTCAAGATGCCCTGATCGACATCATGTTGATATTGCCCGACGCCGATGGCCTTGGGATCGATCTTTACCAGTTCGGCTAAGGGATCCATGAGCCGTCGCCCGATCGAGACGGCGCCACGCACCGTCACATCGTGATCGGGAAATTCCTCACGTGCGACCGGGGACGCGGAATACACGGACGCGCCGCTTTCGTTGACCATCACGATGGGGATGGCGGATGGCAATTTCAATGCGCGGAGAAACGTTTCAGTCTCCCTCCCGGCGGTCCCGTTGCCCACCGCGATCGCCTCAACCGGAAAACGCTGACACAATTCCACCACCGTGTCTCCCGCTTTGGCGGCCCCGCTTGCTCCCAGATGCGGGAAGATGGTCTCCGTATGACGCAAGGTGCCCTGGCGGTCCAGACACACCATTTTACATCCGGTGCGAAATCCCGGATCGATGGCCAGCACGGTCCTCTGGCCCAGCGGTGGCGCCATGAGCAGTTGCTGCACATTCTGCGCAAACACTTCTATCGCCGTTTGATCGGCTCGGGTTTTGGTGACCAGGCGGGCTTCGGTTTCCATGGAGAGTGACAGGAGCCTGGTAAAACTGTCCTTGATCGCCAGGGTGACCTGTTCCGATGCCGGCCCTTTTCCTTTCAGAAAAAGGCGATGCAGAAGCGACAGCGCGTCAGGTTCAGGCACCAGCACCCGAAAGGTCAGAAACCCTTCTGTTTCCCCACGCCGCATGGCCAGCACGCGATGTGAAGGCGCCTTGGCGACCGGTTCTTCCCATTCGACATAATCCCGATACTTGCTGCCTTGAACATCTTTCCCCCGCACGGCAGTGGTTTTGAAGATTCCCTGCTCCAGATACAACGCCCGCATGGAAGCGCGAGCCTGCAGATCTTCGCTGATCCATTCGGCCATGATATCGCGCGCACCGGCCAACGCATCATCCACGGTCTCTACACTGCGTTCCGCATTG
Above is a window of Candidatus Nitrospira neomarina DNA encoding:
- a CDS encoding MFS transporter: MVKTIIANQHTVDHENAEREPTVRWALVSLSLSMLLSSLDTSIANVALPTLALAFTASFQEVQWVILAYLLAATTLIVSVGRLGDIIGRRRLLLAGIFLYTVASVLCAVAPTFWLLIAGRAAQGLGGAIMMALSMAFVGETVSKARTGSAMGLLGTMSAIGTALGPSLGGVLIAGFGWRAIFLMNLPLGMLTFLLAHHYLPVDRREPETHRAGFDHAGTLLLALTLAAYALAVTIGRGSFGALNLALLLAAAMGVGLFVHVEARTVSPLIRLAVFHDSILSASLAMSALVTTVVTATLVVGPFYLSRALGLDAAMVGLVLSAGPLVAALTGVPAGRMADHFGAPRVAIVGLIGMGAGSFILAMIPATFGISGYLAPIVVITAGYGLFQTANNTAVMTGISPDQRGVMSGMLNLSRNLGRITGASVMGAVFAFASATIDITTAPPEAVARGMRNTFAVAAMLIVIALALAVGMSRRTSGNREVAVEAVAGE
- a CDS encoding LysR family transcriptional regulator, producing the protein MSTPDFNLLVTLDAVLAEGSVARAARRLRLSPSAMSRALARLRETIGDPLLVRAGRGLVPTPRALELRERVSQLVQEGEAVLRPAGKLNLTQLVRTFTLRTGEGFVENFGPNLIARIGKEAPGVRLRFVQKPDKDSTPLRDGTVDLETGVVSDTTAPELRVQALFRDRFIGVVRKGHVLSKGKITPSRYAAGKHVVVSRRGLDKGPIDEALEMLDLTREIVTIVGGFSAALALARGSDLIASVPERHTGNLRTGMQSFPLPFSTPEVTVSLLWHPRLDADLAHRWLRGHIRDICATIR
- a CDS encoding Tex family protein, which gives rise to MNSALHDQTIAKELKISDKQVAATVSLLDDGATVPFLSRYRKEVTGGLDEVMITSIRDRIAQLRELDKRRDVILASLEEQGKLTDALQGQVHAAATMTELEDIYLPFRPKRRTRAMIAKERGLEPLALSLWAQEAQLHVEAEAQKYLNAERSVETVDDALAGARDIMAEWISEDLQARASMRALYLEQGIFKTTAVRGKDVQGSKYRDYVEWEEPVAKAPSHRVLAMRRGETEGFLTFRVLVPEPDALSLLHRLFLKGKGPASEQVTLAIKDSFTRLLSLSMETEARLVTKTRADQTAIEVFAQNVQQLLMAPPLGQRTVLAIDPGFRTGCKMVCLDRQGTLRHTETIFPHLGASGAAKAGDTVVELCQRFPVEAIAVGNGTAGRETETFLRALKLPSAIPIVMVNESGASVYSASPVAREEFPDHDVTVRGAVSIGRRLMDPLAELVKIDPKAIGVGQYQHDVDQGILKQRLQDVVISCVNRVGVDVNMASPQLLTAVSGVGPQLATNIVAYRQEHGPFASRTALKKVPRLGAKAFEQAAGFLRITNGEHPLDASAVHPERYPVVNAMAKDLGCTVKDLMKDPARQRTIDLNRYITEDVGKPTLMDILTELAKPGRDPRQQFEAVKFDEGVQSIEQVTPGMILSGVVTNVTAFGAFVDIGVHQDGLVHISQLANKFVSDPNTVVQVNQQVKVTVLEVDVPRKRISLSMKAAANGKS